GTAAAGAAGCTTGCAGACAAAAGAACCTTGCAAAGCATTACCATAAAAATCACCTTGTAAAAAATCGCTTTCTTTACTAAGTCCCACAGTCACCCCCCACCGCCAAGAAGCTGTATATGTCGAAGACTGGTGTTCAACACTGACATCTGGTTTTATTTTCTTTACTGTAGAAGTAGCTAAAGCAGCAAAGTCGATTAACCATTCTTCTCTTTTACGTTGAAAGGTTACCCACTTTGGATCCTCCCAATTAACGACTCTAGGCAGTTCACCACCAACCTCTTCAGAGTACCTCTTCTGGCAAGAAGAACAATAGCAGACCTCAGGCCAGAATGTCATGTCAAAACGAATCCCTTCAAATTCATAGTTGTTGCAGATTTCTTTAATTTGTTCTACAACGAAATCTCTATATGGAGAATTTGGACAGCAAACACCATAACGACTATTTTCAGCTGCTTCTTTACCATCTGCAGTAATAATCCTCCAATCAGGGAAATGATTATACGTCCAGTCATTAAAAATCAGACTATAATAAACCACTACTTTGATTCCCTTCTGATGGCAAAGATCAATTACTTCTTTTAATATATTTCTCCCCTTAAGCCCCTTGTGCATCTCTCCTACCTTTGTGGGATAATTACAAAGACCTACATGGGAATGGGCGTACACTACCGCTGACTCAGCTTGAGATAACTGTAACATCTCTACATATTTCTCCGAATCAAATTCAGATAAGAATTTCTCATCCCAATCTGTAATATGCATATCTATTACATTTCTACAATAAGCACTTTGGTACCACTTCTTTTGCATCTTTATCCCCCTAATCCCAATATTCCATTGCAACTTAAATTGGTATCCTTCTAGAACCGGATCATTACATTCTTATAATCATCATCCATAAATCACCTTACCAACTTTCGGATATAGTTTAAGGTTACATACATTTACTATTGCTATAATCACAGAAAGCTTCGTATACTGCTCTGATATTATCATCGGGAGTTCTGTAATCAATATCGGGAACAGATAACTCGAACTCGGTATCTTGGTGAATTGAATCCATAATCCGTCTAACATCCTCAACGAGGTCTTCCCTTGAAGCCGACATCAAGCGTTTTGCACTAAATATATAACTAATGCTAGCCTTCGGGAAAGTATCACACACCTTCCTCAGATTTGATTGCCATCCAACTTGAATATATGAAACATTATCATGGAGAGCATATTGGTCGATCATACGATCTACAACACCACAGTGATGGATTCCGAATGATGGAAACTCTTCCGATAGTCTATGATCATGTTTATAGAGAAACCGGCTGTAGATTTCTGGTGAGATAAAATCTACAGTGCAATTAGCAATAACTAAGCGGAGCGGTGTCTCACCGTGCCGCTCCATTAATAATAGTGCAAGTTGGGCAATGGTTTCTCGTATTATTTCAAAAAGCCTATGAGCCAGCTCCGGGTTTTCATAGTAGTCAATGAATAATTGTTCTCCTCGAAGTTTAAAGGCGATATTTTGTACTCCAAGATTCCAGATAGAAGAAGTTTCCCGACCGTACCGCTTTCTAATTTCGTCCCACTGCCTAATAAGCGGTGCTATAGGGTACGAATTATAAATATCAGGTACCTTAAGGTTTCTGATGTCCTCATCCCCAAGTCGCATTGGAACTTCCCAAGGAAAGTTATCTTCAGGTAGTTTTACCTGTGCACCAAAAAGTGCTGGAATCAAAGCATTGGCGAAAGGTGGAAAAAATAGTCCTTCCGGATCATCTAGTGGACCTGGCTCCGGGTTATCATCGCCTAAGCCAATGTCACCAAAGCGCTGGTAGAGATATTTCTGCATTTTCCTATGGATATTGCTTCTATACTCGAAATCGAAAGTGTAAGACTTTCCGAACTTAATACCATAATTTTTATTCCACCATGACGGAAGAAACACGAAATGTATTGTTTTATTACCCATTGTACCCACTTCTTCCTAAATTCTAATCCCACAACAAATCTTCATCTACAAGGTTACCTAAACGAACCCAATGTCATACCACGCATAATATTCTTGCTAAAAATTAGATAGAAGACAATCATCGGTACAGTTGCAATTGATAATCCGGCGAATAATGGTCCCCACGATGTCTGACCCCATAAACCCCGGTATCCTAAAAGACCTACAGGTAAAGTCTTGACATTATTACCCCAAAGGAGAACCATTCCCAGAAAAAGCTCATTCCAAAATGCAATAAAGTTTACAATTGCCACAGCCGATAGGGCTCCTTTAGAGATGGGGGCTACTATATACCAAAAGACTTCTAGTTCTTTGCAACCATCAACTCTAGCTGCATCTTCAAGCTCTGAAGGGAATCCTCGAAAATAGGATTGGAGAATTAAGATAGACATTGGTAACCCGACTGTAGAATATACTAGAATTAATCCGGGGTACCTGTTGAGTAGGCCCATTGTCTTGATTAGGTGATACAACGGAATGATCAATGAATGCATCGGGACAGCAACCATTCCAATTAAAAGCATCAAAAAGAACCTCTGCCCTTTAAATTTATATCGAGCAAGAGCGTACGCCGCCAGGGTAGCAATTAAAGTCAATGCAATCATGGTAGCCGATACGACAATTAAACTATTACTGAAGTATAAGCGGAGAACAACGTTACTCTTTTCACCGGTCCAAGCTATAGGGTAGTTCTTAAAAGTGGGCAGCCACGCCAACTTCAATGGGAATTGAACAATCTCTTGAGAAGTTTTAAGGGATGTATTTAACATCCATATTAACGGTAGAAACTGGACTAGGGCCCACCCAATTATAACAACAAAGAGAATAAACATACCGACATTGTATCTCTTTTTCATAACTCCACTCCTTCATTTTTTCAGCTATGGGTATCTTAACCTTCATCAGGTGCTTGCTCAAAACGTACTGCCCGCAAGTAAAACCAAGCTAATATCATTTCAAGCATCAACATTATTACAGAAATAGCGGATCCATAACCGAAGCGTCTAAACCAGAAAGCAACGTTATACATATATAATGAAAGAACTTCGGAGGCTTGTCCCGGACCGCCTTTAGTTATTACAAAGACCACATCAAATACTTTAAATGAGTTGATAACCTGCAACATCGTTACTATTGCTAAAACAGGTTTTATCATTGGAAGAATGAGATACCATACCTTTTTCCAAAAGGTAATTCCATCAATTTCGGCAGCCTCGTACATCTCAGTTGGAATACTCTCCATTGCCGTAAATAGAAATAGCATCGGATAACCCGAATATTGCCAAATATTGATTGCAGTTATAACCCACATTACCAAGCTGGGATTACCGAACCAATCGGGTGCTGTAATGCCAACCAATTTCAAAACCAGCTTAACGGGCCCGCCGATCGGGTGAAGAAGATTACCCCAAAGAATACCGACAGCTGTAATAGATAAAATCACATTCATAAAGAAAGCTGTTCGAAAGAAACGCCAACCTTTAATCTTAATATGCAAAGCTAGAGCAGTTAAAAATCCGATTAGGAGAGTACCAAAAACGGATCCTACTGTATATTTTAAAGTGTTTCCCAAGGCATTAAAAAATCGAGGATCCCGAAACAATCCTACAAAGTTTTCAAACCCGATGAAAATCTTCGATCCGAACCCATTCCACTGATATAAGCTCAGGACTAGTGCATTGAAGAGTGGATATACCATAAATACGATTAACATCAACACAGCAGGAGTGATAAGGAAATAGGCAAAGGCTTGACGCTGGGCCTCCAATGACCTTCTTCTACTGGCACGATTTGTCATATTAGATCCATATCTAGAGTAGCTTTCCAAGTTCGTTGGTCTATTCATGTGACCACATCCTTTTAGGCCTTTTCTCTCGTTTTTAAACTATATCTCGAATTTAAGACTGTACTTAAAACTCCTCATTGACGAAAGGAGCCACCGGATGGAGGCCCTTATTAGCCATAAATAAAGGTAATGACCTCCACCCGGAAGAGAATCTCACTTTTATTCCCATTTTTAGTTAATTGCTACTTTTTTGCTCCACGGACTCGCGCTGCTACTTTATCCAACTGAACTACGGCTTCTTTCGGGCTAACCTGACCCCCGATGACCTTTTGGACGACGCTCCGTAGTTCAGCGTAAAGTTCGTTGCCCCAGAAGGTAACAATCTCGTCAGTTGTATCATATTTACCACTGCCAAATAGCTCCATTATTTCAATGGCAATAGGGTCAACCTTGCTACCTTTAAAACTTTTACTTGTAAGATCGGTGCGAATCGGCATAGCCCCTGTCGTCGCGACGATCTTTTGTCCCTCCGTGCTCAACACATAGTTATAGAAATCAGCGATGATATCCTTTGTCCGCTGATCAACATAAGCAGACAGAATATACTCATCGGGATATGAAACAGTTAGCACAATGGGTATATTATTATGAACTTGGGGGAATAGGAAGAAGCCTAGCTCGTCACCCAATCCTTTTCTAAGTTCGCTAATGATCCAAGTTCCGCTTTCATACATGGCGCCCTTCCTATTCAAGAAAACCTGTCGCGCTTCCATATCATCCATAGATAGTACACCGTCGCCCCAAACCCCTTTAGTTTCCATATCACGCATAATCTGGAACGCTTCTGCAAATCCAGGATAATCGCCCATCTTAACCTCGTTACGTGTCATATATAGTATCTTATTGTACTCTTCGAGTGGAGTCGTTCGAGAAGCAATAACCTGATACATGTGGAATCCAGGCCAAGCGTCGCGATCCCCCATCAAAAGGGGTTGGTAGCCTGCTTTCCGCAACTTAGCACTTATAGTGAATAAATCTTCCAACGTTTTTGGTGTTTCAATTCCAACCTTAGCAAAGATCGCCTTATTGTAAAAGATGAGTGGAGTTGTGACAAAGGCTAATGAGAAATGATACATACTACCGTTAATCCGGTGGGTATTTAAATGTTTTGGAAGAAAGCTCCACCAGCCATACTTTTTATAAT
This is a stretch of genomic DNA from Bacillota bacterium. It encodes these proteins:
- a CDS encoding carbohydrate ABC transporter permease, whose protein sequence is MKKRYNVGMFILFVVIIGWALVQFLPLIWMLNTSLKTSQEIVQFPLKLAWLPTFKNYPIAWTGEKSNVVLRLYFSNSLIVVSATMIALTLIATLAAYALARYKFKGQRFFLMLLIGMVAVPMHSLIIPLYHLIKTMGLLNRYPGLILVYSTVGLPMSILILQSYFRGFPSELEDAARVDGCKELEVFWYIVAPISKGALSAVAIVNFIAFWNELFLGMVLLWGNNVKTLPVGLLGYRGLWGQTSWGPLFAGLSIATVPMIVFYLIFSKNIMRGMTLGSFR
- a CDS encoding sugar ABC transporter permease, with translation MNRPTNLESYSRYGSNMTNRASRRRSLEAQRQAFAYFLITPAVLMLIVFMVYPLFNALVLSLYQWNGFGSKIFIGFENFVGLFRDPRFFNALGNTLKYTVGSVFGTLLIGFLTALALHIKIKGWRFFRTAFFMNVILSITAVGILWGNLLHPIGGPVKLVLKLVGITAPDWFGNPSLVMWVITAINIWQYSGYPMLFLFTAMESIPTEMYEAAEIDGITFWKKVWYLILPMIKPVLAIVTMLQVINSFKVFDVVFVITKGGPGQASEVLSLYMYNVAFWFRRFGYGSAISVIMLMLEMILAWFYLRAVRFEQAPDEG
- a CDS encoding extracellular solute-binding protein; protein product: MMKRFILLLSIFAMLFAQASFTFASTKIEIVTCPGSMVEYLSQLIEKYQAKHPDVKFTLTVMEQEQQRATLPVIMSTPGAPPTGWLNYGSGDVPALVETGAVENLDRYYKKYGWWSFLPKHLNTHRINGSMYHFSLAFVTTPLIFYNKAIFAKVGIETPKTLEDLFTISAKLRKAGYQPLLMGDRDAWPGFHMYQVIASRTTPLEEYNKILYMTRNEVKMGDYPGFAEAFQIMRDMETKGVWGDGVLSMDDMEARQVFLNRKGAMYESGTWIISELRKGLGDELGFFLFPQVHNNIPIVLTVSYPDEYILSAYVDQRTKDIIADFYNYVLSTEGQKIVATTGAMPIRTDLTSKSFKGSKVDPIAIEIMELFGSGKYDTTDEIVTFWGNELYAELRSVVQKVIGGQVSPKEAVVQLDKVAARVRGAKK